Proteins from one Cryptomeria japonica chromosome 4, Sugi_1.0, whole genome shotgun sequence genomic window:
- the LOC131050773 gene encoding cysteine-rich receptor-like protein kinase 10: MRCSSYFYILLLFVMNFSPVISVYRWSKCNNDSTFTDGSTYSTNLNRVMNDLFTNTSLSSGFNTTSFGQTPNKVYGLLQCIGNVSTEKCSDCAQQGNNSLKELCANDIGGSVLMDDCFLRYDNSNFISTLDDSVFVFFTNVNNISSNMDDFKATTSSLLSNLSNLASDSTNKRYALGSANYSTSQYVYGLAQCWRYLSVQDCTTCLVNAQNDVENCCSGKQGAQALLGSCTVRFERTPFFDTTTTETSPPTPSISTSPTKDKSSKTLPIILGVVGGLILALVICLIAMRKRVRSAFLGRPVTLVTQNEEMNGYSSESGLLMHGQQHFIMSLEALAEATQNFHENNKLGEGGFGPVYRGTNRDGKEIAIKKLSAKSSQGTKEFMNEVKLMANVQHRNLVKLLGCCAEGDERLLVYEYFPNKSLDTFLFDLKKNSQLDWQKRYNIIIGIARGLLYLHEDSQLKIIHRDIKANNILLDDKLNPKIADFGLARLFPEDETQIQTRVAGTYGYMAPEYAMRGQLSVKADVYSFGVLVLEILSGRKNTDFNLPQDIQNLLEWAWRLYRGGDVISMVESTIKESCPQDRVRRCIHVALLCVQEDATVRPAMSNVIIMLSSNAVTLPNPTKPALAFWSGSESSAGLGYEKDRASASHTSGTTASSASGIQSVNDTSITDVGPR, encoded by the exons ATGAGGTGCAGCTCTTATTTTTATATTCTTTTGCTTTTTGTAATGAATTTCTCCCCTGTGATATCCGTTTACAGATGGTCTAAATGCAATAATGATTCTACTTTCACCGACGGCAGTACATATTCTACTAATTTGAACCGAGTTATGAATGATCTGTTTACAAATACATCTCTGAGTTCAGGGTTTAACACTACTTCCTTTGGTCAAACGCCCAACAAGGTCTATGGCCTTCTGCAGTGTATTGGGAACGTTTCAACAGAGAAATGCTCAGACTGTGCACAACAAGGAAATAATTCTCTTAAGGAACTTTGCGCCAACGATATAGGTGGTTCGGTATTGATGGATGACTGCTTTCTGCGCTATGACAACTCCAATTTCATTTCAACACTAGATGACAGCGTATTTGTTTTTTTCACTAATGTCAATAACatctcaagcaatatggatgattTCAAAGCCACAACCTCTAGTCTTCTCTCCAATCTGTCTAATCTTGCTTCTGATTCCACAAATAAGCGTTACGCTCTAGGATCAGCCAACTATTCCACATCCCAATATGTATATGGGCTTGCTCAATGTTGGAGATATTTATCCGTCCAGGATTGCACAACATGCTTGGTGAACGCACAGAACGATGTGGAGAATTGTTGTTCTGGGAAACAAGGAGCTCAAGCTCTGTTAGGAAGCTGTACAGTAAGATTTGAAAGAACCCCATTCTTTGACACTACGACTACAGAGACTTCACCACCGACTCCTTCGATTTCCACATCCCCCACAAAAG ATAAGTCTTCGAAAACATTGCCCATAATTTTGGGAGTTGTAGGAGGCCTGATTCTGGCGTTGGTTATTTGTCTAATTGCAATGAGAAAAAGAGTGAGATCTGCTTTTTTGGGGAGGCCAGTTACTCTAGTTACCCAAAACGAAG AAATGAATGGATATTCCTCGGAATCTGGGTTACTCATGCACGGCCAGCAACATTTTATCATGAGCTTAGAGGCACTGGCAGAAGCCACGCAAAATTTTCATGAAAATAACAAACTTGGAGAGGGAGGCTTTGGACCAGTGTACAGG GGAACAAATAGAGACGGAAAGGAAATAGCAATTAAAAAGCTGTCTGCAAAATCTTCCCAAGGTACAAAGGAATTCATGAATGAAGTGAAGCTGATGGCCAATGTTCAGCACCGAAACCTTGTGAAGCTGTTGGGATGTTGTGCTGAGGGAGATGAAAGATTGCTCGTTTATGAATACTTTCCTAACAAGAGTTTGGACACTTTTCTCTTTG ATCTAAAAAAGAACAGCCAGCTAGATTGGCAAAAACGTTATAACATCATAATTGGAATTGCTCGTGGCCTGCTCTACCTTCATGAAGATTCACAGCTTAAAATCATTCACAGAGATATTAAAGCAAACAATATTTTGCTTGATGACAAACTCAATCCTAAAATAGCAGACTTTGGTTTGGCAAGACTTTTCCCTGAAGATGAGACCCAAATCCAAACCAGAGTTGCAGGCACATA TGGTTACATGGCACCAGAGTATGCAATGCGAGGACAGCTGTCAGTTAAGGCAGACGTTTATAGCTTTGGCGTGCTAGTGCTTGAGATTTTGAGTGGAAGAAAAAACACAGATTTCAATCTTCCACAAGACATACAAAATCTGTTGGAATGG GCATGGAGACTGTACAGAGGAggagatgtgataagtatggttgAGTCAACTATAAAAGAGAGTTGTCCGCAGGATCGTGTGAGACGCTGCATTCATGTTGCACTTTTGTGTGTACAAGAAGATGCAACAGTTCGTCCAGCTATGTCGAATGTTATTATTATGCTATCAAGCAATGCGGTGACATTGCCAAATCCTACAAAGCCAGCGTTAGCATTTTGGAGTGGTTCAGAATCAAGTGCCGGGTTAGGGTATGAAAAGGATAGAGCATCAGCATCACATACTTCTGGAACGACCGCTTCATCTGCGTCGGGCATTCAATCTGTAAATGACACGTCCATTACTGACGTAGGACCGAGGTAA